Sequence from the Fusarium oxysporum Fo47 chromosome VI, complete sequence genome:
AGTCAGGGTCTAAGTGTTAGAAACTCAAGGTCTGTGCAAAGACCCTACTTACATACAGGACGCACATTTTGCTTGATGGACGATCATGCAATATTCCCtaggttgaagttgagatagATAACCTGAAATTCACTTCCTCTTTGCACACCCTGCAAAGCACTAGGTGaatcatcaatctcaataTGCTCTGCCAGGAATATCGTCAATGTTAACTCTAATGATATTATGCTACATATTTAATGCTTCAAGCGTAATCTAATGCTGTATACATGGGCCCAGTCGGAACTCCCATCACCCTGGACATGAGGCAACAAAATCCATGGACGTCAGTTATGTGCTGGCAACTCAGCCGGCCCATTATAGCCCTGCAACGGAGTTCCAGATAGCTCTTGTGGAGATTGAGGCTGATATTGATACCCTTTCGAAGCATACACGTACTGACATTGTTGCCAAGCATCCGTCATCGGGTTGTTATTCAAAGGTGGTTGCTGTTCGCCCTGCTTGGCAGCTTTTTCGTTTCTGCGCATCTTCCAAAATAGATATATAACAGCCACAGCCATGATAGCTCCGACACTAACACCAGCCCCGATTCCTGCCTTTGCACCGGTGGAAAGCCCTGCGGGTGTTTCGGATGGCTCTCGTGTATCCGGCACAGAACTGGACGGTATGGATGCGTCGCTTGTCGTGGTGAAAGAAGCAGATGCCGTAGAAGATGTGACGTCCGTTGTTGTCGATGCGGTTTCGGTCGTGGACTGGCCACTAAACATTGTACCAACAACGTCATATCGAGTCGCCTTTCGGTTCCATGTCGCCCAAACTTCGGGGTCAGATGGGAGTACATTGAATCTGCCGACGCCACTGTTGCAACAGTTGGTATTGTGGTCACAACAATAAGATGTGTCACTGCCTGTAATGTTGGAGCATGATATTAGGTCAGTCCCTCCTGTGTCAGCGCCTGGAAAGAGTAAGTATAACTGTGCGATATCTTTTGTATGATCGTCACCAACCCAGGCAGAACATTGCACACTCGGGCGATTCCCAATTCTTATCCGTACATGAACCTCGCACGGTATTTCCATTGCCCCCTATGCATAATTTGTTCGATAGACATACTGTTCCTAGGCCTCCAGAGCAACAGACGCTCTGCTTTGCATTGGGATCACAAGGATGGTCTTCGGCTTCGAGGCCATTGGGATAGTAACACTCGTTGGCGGCGAAACACAATTgtgagaaggaaagaaacagaagagaaaggatggGCCTTTTCATCTTGATAATTAACTTGCACAATAGTATAGAGAAGAGTGTGTACTATGTAGGAAAAAGAAGTACAGAGTTTCGAGGGAAAGCTGAGTAGAAAGGACGGAGAGAAAGCTGAAGAGCGACCCAACAGACCAGAGATTAGACTCATGCGACAATTTGTCTTTGGAACTGTTGGTTGCACCAACCTTGGCAGTTCCAGGGAGTGTATGAGAAGCTGCACGAACCCGTTGGTCTAAGAACCATGTGCTGTACAGAAATAGACGCTCGCTGGCTGAGCCAGCAGTTATCGTCCCAAGGAATTGTCCCGACCATCGCTTGATTTTGGGGACATCTCTAACGAGGGCTGAAGTTGTGTTGGTTGTAGATTCCACATGAGACCATATCGTGAACTCACTGGTGTGTTGGTTGAAGACAGTTGTGGTTAAATGGTTTCCTATACCGGGCGGTAAAAGAGGATTGATAATTGGCTGTACGACACTGTATCCCGATACGGCCGGAGACTCGGCCCCACACCGATTCAGGAGTCCATCCATCGCCGCGGTTAATGGCGACAGGGCTGAAATTGTCTTATTGTAATTCTGCCCGAAGCTGATCGCATTATGTCGCTTCAACTCCCTTCAACTCATTGAAGTCAGTCTGGCCACGATGTTGTCACCGGCTTTTGCGCACCGAAAGTATGTCTACACTGCGTCGATAGCCGCCGTGATCGTCATCTTTTTGACTGTCAACTACGCATATAGCGGCAGGATAAGACGTTAGTTGTTCGCAAACCCTCAGCCTGGATTGTTTGCTAATGCACATAATAGCAAGTAGGCTGCCTGAACAAGACGCATTGCCTACGGCTCCCGCCACTCTGCAACAGGAGCCTTTTCCACACAAGATATGGCAAAGTTGGAAAGATGACTCAGAGAATCCGACTGATCGAACAGTTGGCTTTCCACATCAATGGCGTGCAGTCAATCCAGATTGGCGGTACGAGCGCATTACTGACGCCAACAATGACGCCTATGTTCGCGATAGATTTGATGCCAACATTTCAGACGTCTTCACAAGCCTGCAGGACCCAATTCTAAAGGCCGATTTCTTGAGATATCTGATACTGCTGCGCGAGGGTGGTGTATGGGCTGATATCGACGTATTTCCCCATCAGCCAGTATCAAGATGGATCCCGAAACAGTTTCAGGGCTCAGTAAATCTGGTCGTTGGAATAGAGAATGACCACCACAAACAGCCCATCTGGCCTGGCTCCTCATACTCTGTGCAGTTATGCCAATATTCGGTGTTGGCCAAGCCAAACCATCCTGGCATCAAGACGCTTGTGAACCAAGTGGCAGAGGATCTCAAGAAACTTCTTGAGTCCAAACAGCCCGGGGAGGCAGTTTCTTTCGAAGATGTCATGTCCACTACTGGACCCTTTGCTTTCACAAAAGTTCTCATGGACTACTTCAAGGAGTCCACAGGTGTGGAACATACCGGAGATGAACTAGATAGACTTGAAGAGCCTCGATTGATTGGTGATGTCCTTGTCCTGCCAAAGGATAGCTTTGGATGGCTGCCTCAAGAACACACTCATGATAAAGGAGATCCAATTATCCTTGTCGAGCATTTGTTTATCGGATCATGGCGAGATGGTCATCCTGGATGATGCCAAGAGGCGATATATATGGCGTTTGTGTATTATGGGAGGCGTTCCTGAATTTATGGTAATTCGAAAATGCCCAAGGGCAGCCGACGAGAGAGATTTATATATGCAAGAGAACACATCGAGGCCTACGACAAAAGAAGAGTGCCAATTTGAGGTACCACTAACGATTGATAGATCATATTCTCGTGATACTGAACGATATGGGGTACGTGCATTCTGGATGGTGGCCCACGGATGGATAGGATCTAGTCTCAACGCGGATGGATTCTTTTCCCGCCAAAACAGCGTCATGGAAAGAAAATGCGATAATTGAGGTCTGACGGAGACATCatatcaaggtcaagaagaaatACCTGACAATTGCCAAATGTCATTATTCATATTTGACTGGCTCCCGACTCTGACACCAACGCTACGCGCAGTCACATGATCATTTCTAGATCCCTCCATCTTGTAGGTAGTCAAGAAAGTTTGATTTCCAATCTGCAACGGTCGCATTTAAAACCCACACCCGTCACTTCTAAATTGACCACCAAGAACCACAAAGATGGCCGATTCAACAACAGAACCACAAGCGTCTGCCCCAGTATTCAAGAAGCGAGGCGCAAAGGGCAAAGCAAACCTGCGAAAACGACCCGCGACGCCACCTCCCGCCGATAGTGACGATAGCGACTATTCATCATCAGAAGACGAGTCGGGACAGCGCGTTAAGCGGCGCAA
This genomic interval carries:
- a CDS encoding nucleotide-diphospho-sugar transferase, with protein sequence MLSPAFAHRKYVYTASIAAVIVIFLTVNYAYSGRIRPSRLPEQDALPTAPATLQQEPFPHKIWQSWKDDSENPTDRTVGFPHQWRAVNPDWRYERITDANNDAYVRDRFDANISDVFTSLQDPILKADFLRYLILLREGGVWADIDVFPHQPVSRWIPKQFQGSVNLVVGIENDHHKQPIWPGSSYSVQLCQYSVLAKPNHPGIKTLVNQVAEDLKKLLESKQPGEAVSFEDVMSTTGPFAFTKVLMDYFKESTGVEHTGDELDRLEEPRLIGDVLVLPKDSFGWLPQEHTHDKGDPIILVEHLFIGSWRDGHPG